The genomic segment GCGATGTGCAGGCCGTCGGAGTCGGCATCGGCCAGGATCACGACCTTGCCGTAGCGCAGGCCGGAGATGTCTTCCTTGCCCGGATCGCAGCCGATCGCGATCGCCAGGTTGTGCACTTCCTCCGATGCCAGCACCGAGGTGCTGGCGACTTCCCAGGTGTTGAGGATCTTGCCGCGCAGCGGGAGGATCGCCTGGAAATCCTTGTCGCGCGCCTGCTTGGCGCTGCCGCCGGCCGAATCACCCTCGACGAGGAACAGTTCGGTGCGCGAGAGATCCTGGCTGATGCAGTCGGCCAGCTTGCCCGGAAGTGCCGGACCCTGGGTGACCTTCTTGCGGACGATCTGCTTCTCGGTCTTGAGCCGCGCGCTGGCGCGGTCGATCGCGAGCTGGGCGATCTTCTCGCCCAGATCCGTGTGCTGGTTGAGCCACAGGCTGAAGGCATCGTGCGCGGCGCCTTCGACGAAGCCCGCGGCCTGTCGCGACGACAGCCGCTCCTTGGTCTGGCCGGAGAACTGCGGGTCGGTCATCTTCATCGACAGCACGAAGGCGACGCGGTCCCAGACATCTTCCGGCGCCAGCTTGACGCCGCGCGGCAACAGATTGCGGAAGTCGCAGAACTCGCGCAGCGCATCGGTGAAGCCGGTGCGCAGTCCGTTGACGTGAGTGCCGTGCTGCGCGGTCGGAATCAGGTTGACGTAACTCTCCTGCACCAGCTCGCCGTCGACCACCCACGCGACCGCCCAGTCGACGGTCTCGGTGTCCTTCTTCAGCGCGCCGACGAACAGCTCCGGCGGCAGCAGCTCGCGCTCGGCCAGTTCGCCCTTGAGGTAATCGCGCAGACCGTCCTCGAACAGCCACTGGTCGCGTTCGCCAGTGGCTTCGTCCAGCAGCGTCACGGTCAGGCCGGGGCACAGCACGGCCTTCGCGCGCAGCAGATGGCGCAGCGCACGCACGCTGAACTTCGGACTGTCGAAATACTTCGGGTCGGCCCAGAAGCGCACGCGGGTGCCGGTGTTCTTCTTGCCGACCGTGCCGACCACTTCCAGCGGCGACGCGCGGTAGCCATCACGGAAGGTGATGCGGTGCTCGCTGCCGTCACGCTTGATATGCACTTCCACCAGCGTCGACAGCGCATTGACCACGCTGACGCCGACGCCGTGCAGGCCGCCGCTGAAGGTGTAGTTCTTGTTGTTGAACTTTCCGCCGGCGTGCAGACGCGTGAGGATCAGTTCTACGCCCGGAATCTTTTCTTCCGGATGGATGTCGACCGGCATGCCGCGGCCGTCGTCGGACACCTCGCAGCTGCCGTCCTTGAACAGTGTGACGGCGATCTCGCGGGCGTGCCCGGCGAGCGCTTCGTCGACGGCGTTGTCGATGACCTCCTGCGCCAGATGGTTCGGGCGCGTGGTGTCGGTGTACATGCCGGGGCGGCGCTTGACCGGATCCAGGCCGGAGAGGACTTCGATGTCGGCGGCGTTGTAACGGGTGTTCATTCGATGCTGCGCAGCGGGAATCGGCGCATGTTAAAGGAATTGCCGATCCGCCGATTTCCAGCCCCCGGCGTGCGCGAAATCGCGCAATCCGCTTCACCGCTGCATGTAAGCGGTTGCAGCGAAGTTAGGGCCTTGTGCACCGGGTGTAAGCGGGGCGTTGTTCAGTTGCGGGCCGGGTCGCGGTGGCTAGGTTCGAACCGTCGAGCAGATCCAGCCGACACCCTTCATCCGCCGCTCCGCCGCGGATGGTTTGCAAGACGCAACGCTGCTCCACTTTCGAATTCAAATCCGGAGAGTCCAATGAAGACCCGCAACGTGCTGTTCGCCGCTATCGTCGCCACTGCCTTCGCCGCCCCCGCGTTCGCCCAGGATGCCTCGGTCGAGCAGCAGGCCCGCGACGCCCAGATCGCCGCGCAGCAGGCCGAGCAGGCGGCCCAGACCGCCGAGGCTTCGGCGCAGGCTGCCGAAACCGCCGCCACGGAAGCAGACTACGCGACCGACGCGGTGAACGAGGCCTACGACGCGCAGGCCGACGCCGCCGTCCAGACCGCCGAAGAGCCCGTGCCGCAGGTCGAGGAAGAAGAGGAAGATCCGGCCTGATCCACGCGCCAGGTTTTATCCACGGAACGCCCCGGTCAGCCGGGGCGTTCTGCTGTGCGGGCATGCGTCGATGTACCGATCTGTTGCGCGGGACCGGGCGCCGTTCCGCCACAGCCTGTAGAATGGGGCTTTCCAGCGACCTGCTGTGCCCATGACGCCTCCTTCCAGTTCCATCACTCCGCTCGTGTTCGTGACCGGCGGCGTGGTCTCTTCCCTCGGGAAGGGCATCGCGGCCGCCTCGCTGGCGGCCATTCTCGAAGCCCGCGGCCTGCGGGTGACGATGATGAAGCTCGATCCCTACATCAACGTCGACCCCGGCACGATGAGCCCGTTCCAGCACGGCGAGGTCTACGTGACCGACGACGGCGCGGAAACCGACCTCGATCTCGGCCACTACGAGCGCTTCATCAACGTGCGTCTGTCGGGCAAGAACTCGATCACGACCGGCAAGATCTACGAGAGCGTGATCCGCAAGGAACGCCGCGGTGATTACCTCGGCGCGACCGTGCAGGTCATCCCGCACATCACCGACGCGATCAAGCGCGCGATCGACGAAGCCACGCAGGGCTACGACGTGGCCCTGGTCGAGATCGGCGGCACAGTCGGCGACATCGAGTCGTTGCCGTTCCTCGAAGCGATCCGCCAGATCCGTACCGACCGCGGCAGCGACAAGGCCGTCTTCATGCATCTGACCCTGGTGCCGTACATCGCGGCCGCCGGCGAGCTGAAGACCAAGCCCACGCAGCATTCGGTCAAGGAACTGCGCTCGATCGGCATCCAGCCCGACATCCTGCTGTGCCGCAGCGAGCAGCCGCTGCCCGATGGCGAGCGCCGCAAGATCGCCTCGTTCACCAACGTGTCGGAGAAGGCGGTGATCTCGGCCGTCGATCTCGACAACATCCACAAGATTCCGATGTGGCTGCACGCGCAGGGTCTGGACGAGATCGTCGTCGAGCGCCTGCGCCTGGGCGACAAGGTCAAGCCGACCGCCGATCTGTCGGAGTGGATCGACGTGGTCAATGCGGTCGAGCATCCGATCGACGAGGTCGTGATCGGCGTCGTCGGCAAGTACGTCGACCACAAGGACGCTTACAAGTCGGTCGGCGAAGCGCTCAAGCACGGCGGCGTGCGTCAGCGCACCCGCGTCAGCCTGAAGTGGATCGAATCGCAGGACATCGAGCGCGACGGCGCCGCCGCGTGGCTCGGTGATGTCGACGGCGTGCTGGTACCGGGCGGCTTCGGCGACCGCGGTTTCGAAGGCAAGGTGCTGGCCTCGCAGTACTCGCGCGAAACCGGACTGCCGTATTTCGGCATCTGCTACGGCATGCAGGCCGCCGTCGTCGATGTGGCACGCAACGTCGCCGGTCTCGAAGGCGCCAACAGCACCGAGAACGACAAGCAGTCGCCGCATCCGGTGATCGGCCTGATCACCGAATGGCGCACCCAGTCGGGCGATGTCGAGCGCCGCAGCGAAGAGAGCGATCTGGGCGGCACGATGCGTCTGGGCCTGCAGGAACAGCGCCTCAAGCCCGGCACGAAGTCGCGCGAGGTCTACGGCCAGGATGTCGTCGGCGAGCGCCATCGCCACCGCTACGAATTCAACAACCGCTATCGCACCCAGCTCGAGGACGCCGGTCTGGTGATCGCCGCCAAGTCGATGGACGACCTGCTGGTGGAGATGGTGGAACTGCCGCAGCATCCGTGGTTCATCGCCTGCCAGGCGCATCCCGAGTTTCTGTCCACGCCGCGCGGCGGCCATCCGCTGTTCGTCGGCTTCGTGCGCGCCGCGCGCGAACATAAAGCCGGCGGCGCGCTGCTCAAGGAGGCACACGCATGAAGCTCTGTGGATTCGAGGTCGGTCTCGACCAGCCGTTCTTCCTGATCGCCGGTCCCTGCGTCATCGAGTCCGAGCAGCTGCAGCTCGACGTCGCCGGCCAGTTGAAGGAGATCACGTCCGATCTCGGCATCAACTTCATCTTCAAGTCGAGCTTCGACAAGGCCAACCGCACCTCCGGCACCAGCTTCCGTGGCCCGGGCATGGAAGAAGGCCTGCGCGTGC from the Luteimonas fraxinea genome contains:
- a CDS encoding CTP synthase encodes the protein MTPLVFVTGGVVSSLGKGIAAASLAAILEARGLRVTMMKLDPYINVDPGTMSPFQHGEVYVTDDGAETDLDLGHYERFINVRLSGKNSITTGKIYESVIRKERRGDYLGATVQVIPHITDAIKRAIDEATQGYDVALVEIGGTVGDIESLPFLEAIRQIRTDRGSDKAVFMHLTLVPYIAAAGELKTKPTQHSVKELRSIGIQPDILLCRSEQPLPDGERRKIASFTNVSEKAVISAVDLDNIHKIPMWLHAQGLDEIVVERLRLGDKVKPTADLSEWIDVVNAVEHPIDEVVIGVVGKYVDHKDAYKSVGEALKHGGVRQRTRVSLKWIESQDIERDGAAAWLGDVDGVLVPGGFGDRGFEGKVLASQYSRETGLPYFGICYGMQAAVVDVARNVAGLEGANSTENDKQSPHPVIGLITEWRTQSGDVERRSEESDLGGTMRLGLQEQRLKPGTKSREVYGQDVVGERHRHRYEFNNRYRTQLEDAGLVIAAKSMDDLLVEMVELPQHPWFIACQAHPEFLSTPRGGHPLFVGFVRAAREHKAGGALLKEAHA
- the parE gene encoding DNA topoisomerase IV subunit B translates to MNTRYNAADIEVLSGLDPVKRRPGMYTDTTRPNHLAQEVIDNAVDEALAGHAREIAVTLFKDGSCEVSDDGRGMPVDIHPEEKIPGVELILTRLHAGGKFNNKNYTFSGGLHGVGVSVVNALSTLVEVHIKRDGSEHRITFRDGYRASPLEVVGTVGKKNTGTRVRFWADPKYFDSPKFSVRALRHLLRAKAVLCPGLTVTLLDEATGERDQWLFEDGLRDYLKGELAERELLPPELFVGALKKDTETVDWAVAWVVDGELVQESYVNLIPTAQHGTHVNGLRTGFTDALREFCDFRNLLPRGVKLAPEDVWDRVAFVLSMKMTDPQFSGQTKERLSSRQAAGFVEGAAHDAFSLWLNQHTDLGEKIAQLAIDRASARLKTEKQIVRKKVTQGPALPGKLADCISQDLSRTELFLVEGDSAGGSAKQARDKDFQAILPLRGKILNTWEVASTSVLASEEVHNLAIAIGCDPGKEDISGLRYGKVVILADADSDGLHIATLLCALFLRHFPALVAAGNIFVAMPPLFRVDVGKQVFYALDEEEKRLLLEKIAREKLKGQINVTRFKGLGEMNPSQLRESAIHPDTRRLVQLTDDDSLQTHSLVDMLLAKKRASDRKAWLETKGDLATLEV